Below is a genomic region from candidate division KSB1 bacterium.
CAAGTTAAATCAGCTTGACAAACTCATCAAACAAAAACGCCGTATCCACCGGCCCGGGCGAGGCTTCGGGATGGAATTGCACGCCCATGAACGGCTTTGAGCGGTGGCGAATGCCTTCGTTCGTGCCGTCGTTGGCGTTGAAGAACCACGGCTGCCAATCCGGTGGCAGCGTTTCTTCGTTCACGGCGTAGCCGTGATTTTGCGAGGTGATGAAACAGCGCTTGCTGCCGACCAAAACGCACGGCTGGTTTTGGCCGCGATGGCCGTATTTGAGCTTGTAGGTTTCGGCGCCGGCGGCGAGCGCGAGAATTTGGCTGCCGAGGCAAATGCCGAAAATCGGCGTTTCTTTGTCGAGAAGCCGGCGCACGGTTTTGACGGTTTCATTGCACATCTTCGGATCGCCGGGGCCATTCGACAGCACGATGCCGTCGAAGCGCTCGTTTTCCAGCGGCCAGTCCCACGGCACGGCGGTCACCGACAGGCCGCGCTGCAGCAGCGAGCGAATGATATTGTTCTTGCAGCCGCAATCGACCACGGCCACGCGTTTTTTGCCCAGCTTCTCAGGACTCCGTAAGGCGGAGCCGTCACCGTAATGAATCGGTTTCTCGATGCTCACCTGCGCGACGAGATTGATGCGATTGGGATCATAAAACTCGACGTCGCGATTTTCATAAATCACCTTGCCGAGCATGCTGCCGGCGCTGCGCAATTTTTGCGTCAGAGCGCGAGTATCCACGCTGGCGAGGCCGGGGATTTTTTGCGATTGCAGCCAGCGATCCAGCGAGAGACTGCTGCTCCAATGGCTGAAATTGGCGGAAAATTCCGATACGATCAGCGCAGAAATTTGGATTTGATTGGACTCGAAGAAACTGCTGATGCCACCCATTGATCTTTCGCTCGGCACACCGTAGTTGCCGATCAGCGGATACGTCAACACCAAAATCTGGCCTTTATAGGAGGGGTCGGTGAAGCATTCAGGATAACCGACCATGCCGGTGTTGAAGACGACTTCACCAGCCACCGA
It encodes:
- the carA gene encoding glutamine-hydrolyzing carbamoyl-phosphate synthase small subunit, producing the protein MNAKLILEDGTTFSGRAFGWTGSVAGEVVFNTGMVGYPECFTDPSYKGQILVLTYPLIGNYGVPSERSMGGISSFFESNQIQISALIVSEFSANFSHWSSSLSLDRWLQSQKIPGLASVDTRALTQKLRSAGSMLGKVIYENRDVEFYDPNRINLVAQVSIEKPIHYGDGSALRSPEKLGKKRVAVVDCGCKNNIIRSLLQRGLSVTAVPWDWPLENERFDGIVLSNGPGDPKMCNETVKTVRRLLDKETPIFGICLGSQILALAAGAETYKLKYGHRGQNQPCVLVGSKRCFITSQNHGYAVNEETLPPDWQPWFFNANDGTNEGIRHRSKPFMGVQFHPEASPGPVDTAFLFDEFVKLI